The genomic interval CGGAGCGATGGCGAATTTCGTAGCGCTGAAGGCGGCGCGTGACCGGACGGCCGGCTGGGACGTCAGGCGCGATGGCCTGCGTGAGGGGCCCCCGCTCGCGATCTACGAGTCGGCCGAGGCGCACGTCGTGAACGACCGGGCCGCGGACATGCTCGGGCTGGGCACGGCGGCGGTGCGGCACGTCGCGGTCGACGATTCCTACCGCATGCGGGTGGACGCGCTTCGCGACGTGATCAAGACCGACCGGGATAACGGAGTCCGCCCCATCGCCGTCGTCGGGAGCGGAGGAACGGTGGCGACCGGATCGATCGATCCCTTGGGCGAGATCGCCGACGTGTGCACCGACGAGCGCCTCTGGTTCCACGTCGACGCCGCCTACGGCGGGCCGGCGGTGCTCGCCGACGATCTTCGCCCGCAACTCGCCGGCATCGAGCGTGCCGACTCGATCGCGTTCGATCCGCACAAGTGGCTCTACACGCCCCACTCCGGCGGGTGCGTGCTCGTTCGCGAGGTTCGTCACCTCGGCGACAGCTTCGTCGTCCATCCCACCTACACCCGGGCCGACAAGGACCGCACGGGCTGGGGCCTGGACCTGATGGAGCACGGCCCTCAGTTCTCTCGGGGCTTCTGGGCGCTCAAGGTGTGGGTGTCGCTGCTCGCGCACGGCTGGCGCGCGTACGCGGCGCGCATCTCGCACGACGCCGCCCTGGCCCGATACCTGGCGGCGCGGGCCACCGAGCGTCCGGAGTTCGAGGTCACGGCGCCGGTCACGCTGTCGATCGCGTGTTTCCGCTACGTGCCGCCGTCGCTCGGCCGCGGTCCCGGCCGAGAGGAGTACCTGAACCAGCTGAACGAGCGACTGCTCACCGATATCCAGCTCGACGGGCGAGTGTTCTGCTCGAACGCCGTGCTGAGCGGGCGCTTCGTCCTTCGCGTCTGCATCGTCAACTTCCGGACAGAAGCGGAGGATCTGGACGCGTTGCTGGACGTCGCTTCCGAGTTGGGCGCGCGCGTCGACGCGGAGCTCCGTCCGGCCCAGCTGAAAGACGGCGCAGCATGACCGGACGAGCCCTCGCGCTGCTCGGTTCGGGAGAGTTCCAGCCGTGGTCAGAGCCGGTCGAGCGATGGCTGATGGAGCGCTCCGCGAAGCAGGGTGGCCCGGCGCTCGTGCTACCCACCGCGGCGGCGCACGAGGGCGACGCGTCGTTCGACGCCTGGGGAGCCCGGGGTTTGGAGACTTCGATTCGCTCGGGATCGACGCTGAGGTCGTGCCGTTGAAGACGCGTGACGACGCGCACCGGATCGAGTTCGTGGAGCGGTTGGACGACGCATCGCTGGTGTTCTTCTCGGGTGGGAACCCCGCCCGGCTTGCCGCGATCCTCCGCGAGACCCGGTTCTGGCGCGCGCTCGTCGACGCCATGCGCCGCGGATTGCCGTTCGCCGGATGCAGCGCCGGTGTCGCGTTCCTCACGGAACGGACGTACGACTCGGACACGACCGAACTCGATTCGGTGTGGGCGCCGGGCCTTGGCTTCGTGCGCGACGTGCTGTTCGCGCCGCACTGGGACATCGTCGACATGTGGGTTCCGGGCGCCGGCGCGTTCATCGTCGACTCGCTTCCTCCCGGTGAGATGTTCGTGGGCATGGACGAGGACACCGCGATGATCGGCGACGGCACGTCCTGGCAAGTGGTCGGTCGGCAGAAGATCCACCTCTTCCGCGAGGGGGAATGGGACATTTTCGCCGAGGGCGACGCGTTCGAGCTCCCCCTCCGATTTGCCGAATGAGCGAGTGAACCGAGCAGTGAGCGCCCAGAAGCTCACGCGGGACGACCCGATCGAAGCGCGCGCGCCAGAGATCGTGCGCATTCTGTCCGAGACCTACCCCGACGCGAAGGTTGCCTTGAAGTTCTCGAACGCCCTCGAGATGCTCGTGGCGACGATCTTGTCGGCGCAGTCGACCGACGTGAACGTGAACAAGGTGACGGAGACGCTGTTCGAGAAGTACCGAACGGCGGAGGACTACCTCAGCGTGCCGGAGGACGAGCTGAAGGCGGACATCAAGTCCACCGGGTTCTTCAACCAGAAGGCGACGGCGATCCGCGAGGCGTGCAGGCGCATCGTCGAGGTCTACGACGGCAAGGTTCCCGACACGATGGAGGATCTCCTCACCCTGCGCGGTGTGGCCCGGAAGACGGCGAACATCGTCCTCGGCAACGCGTACGGCAAGGTCGAGGGGATCGCCGTCGACACGCACGTGAAACGCGTGAGCAACCGGCTCGGATTCACCACCCAGTCGGATCCCGACAAGATCGAGCAGGACCTGATGCATCTGATCCCGAGGGAACGGTGGTTCGACTTCACCTACGTGCTGATCGACCACGGCAGGGCGTTGTGCATCGCTCGACGCCCGCTGTGCGAGCAGTGCCCGGTCAATTACCTCTGTCCGGCAAGTCTCGTCTGACACTCGTGCGCGACCACGGCTTCCCGGCCGACGCGTTCCCGGTAATCGTCGCCCATCGCGGCGCGTCGTCGACGAGGCCGGAGAACACGCTGGCGGCGTTCGAGGAAGCGATCTCGATCGGTGCGCGCCTCGTGGAGCTCGACGTCCGGCTCTCGATCGACGGGCGTGCCGTCGTGATGCACGATCCGACGGTCGATCGAACGACGAACGGCTCGGGCGCCGTGCACGAGCTCACCGCGGCCGAGTTGCGAGTGCTGAATGCCGGCACGTCCGATTCGCCCGAGCCAGTCCCCACGCTCGCCGCGGCGCTCGGGACCCTCAGCGGGCGTGCCGGCGCCGTGCTCGAGATCAAGAACCTGCCCGGGGAGCCGGCGTTCGAGCCCGACCAGGAGTCGATCGTGCGCGAGACACACGCCGAGCTCGAACGGGCCGGGTTCGACGGCCCGGTGTTGATCGTCTCGTTCAACCCGTCGTCCGTCGTGTCGTCGAGGCAGATGGCACCCGACGTCCCGACGGGGTTCCTCGTGTGGAAGGCGGTCGCGCCGCGCGACGCCCTCACGCACGCCGTCGACGCGGGCCACGACATGGTGTTGCCCAACGCGTCGGCCCTGGCCGGCGAGGGCGAGGAGTACGTTCGCGCCGTTCACGAGGCGGGGCTTCGGCTCGGGACGTGGACGGTCGACGACCCGCGTGACGTGCGCACGTTCCTCGACCTCGGGGTCGACGCGGTCGCGTCGAACGATCCCGCCATGGCGCTCGACGTGCTACGCGAACGGTGACGATTCTCAGGACGGCGACGCAGACGGGAGCGGCGACACCGACGGCGAGGGAGACGGCGAAGGAGCCGACACGACCTCGAACGAGAGAGTGGCGTTGCGAGCAACCCTTCCCCTCGCGTCCGTCGCGTTCAGCACGACGGAATACAGGCCCGGCACCGCGGGGTGAGCCGGCGGACCGCCGGGCGGCCAGATCACCTCGAGCGCGTCGGTGGTCTGTCCTCCGAGATCCGCGAAGAGCGCTCCGGCCGGGTCGAGGACGGTCACCGACCAGTTGAGCTTCGTCGAGCCACGGGCCTGGATCCTGATGTTGACCGGTTCGCCCACCGTCACTTGCTCGCGGTTCAGGCGCGGATTCCAGATCTTGGGCAGGCCGCGGCGCGCTACGCGGTCACGGATCGACGGCAACAGTGGATACAGGTTCGCGCCGGGGCACTCGGTCAGGCCGGTGTCACGGTGTCCGGAGATCGCCTGCAGCCGGACGACGGTGCCCGCGTCGTACCGAGTGGTGTTGCCGCCCGCGGAGGTCATCGTCGCCTTCGAGATCGGGTTGACGTGGGCGACGTCGAGCCGCCACGCCAACAGTCGCACCAACGACCGCTTGACCGCGTCGGGCACCTGCGCCGTCTGGAAGTTCCCCATCACGGACACGGAGACCGCGCCGGTGTTGAACCCCGCCTGCGCCGCGCCGATCACGGGAAGCTCGATCCCGCCGGACCGACCCTCATAGATCGTCCCGAACCGGTCGACCAGGAAGTTGTAACCGATGTCGCACCATCCACGGCCGGTCGTGTGGTACGCGTAGACGCCGCGGATCACGTCGTCCGCTTCGTCTCGCGTGTAGTCGTTCGTTCCGGCCGTGTGGTGGACGAAGCCCATGCGGACCTCGTCCGCGACGAGCGGCGTGCAGTTCATCAGGCCGGGATCGGCGCCCCACTCGTCGCGTGTGACGATCCTCGGCGCGCGCGCGAGCGCCGACGCCACGCTGAGCGAACCCGTGGGAGACGGCGCGTCGCCCGACGAGTCGACGAAGACCACCGACAGATCTGACAGCCGAACGCCCGCATCGAGCTCCAGCCGCAGACGCACGCAGCGCGATCCACCGGTCCACAGGAACGACGTGCCCCGGGTGCCCGTCGCCGCGTCGGGGGATCCGGGATCGGGTTCGTCTCCGGACTCGAGACGAACGCGCGGCGACCAACCGCCGACGGCTGTCGGCGTCCGGATCAGCGTGTCGACGTCGCCGCCGGCGTACTGATCCCACGTAACGCCGAGTCCGGTCGCGCGCATCGGCGCGCAGACGACCGTCGGCCCAGTTCGTGTCGCCGTTCGCGCGCCCAGCATTCCATCCGCTATGCGGAAGGCGGACGAGTCCGTTTGCAGTGCGGCGATCGCAACGGGGACGGTACGCACGACGGTGGGAGGCGCCGCGCCTCCCCGCATCGGCAGGAGCCCGGCCAACAGCGCGGCGGAGACCACCGCGACGAGCGTGATGCGCGTCGCGATCCGAACGGCAGGCTTCGATACGGGCATGGGAAGGGGTCTTGTTTACCACCGTGACGGCCGATGGCAACCTCTACCTCGCGAAGCAGCCGTAGCATCGGGACTCGGTGCGCGCGTGACCCGAAAACAGCTCGCCCTCGTTGCGGCCGACGTCGTCGAGTGCCGCAGGTGTCCACGTCTCGTCGCGTGGCGAGAGCGCGTCGCGAGCCAGAAGGTCGCCCGGTTCGCCGACGACGAGTACTGGGGGCGCCCGGTCCCCGGTTCCGGCGACCCGGAGGCCCGCATCCTCATCGTCGGGCTGGCTCCGGCCGCCCACGGCGGAAACCGAACGGGGCGCATCTTCACCGGTGACGCGTCGGCTGATTTCTTCTTTCCAGCGCTCTTCGGCGCCGGGCTCTCCAACGGCAGCGTGTCGCGCCGGCGCGACGACGGGCTTCGTCTCATCGACACGTACATCGCCGCCGTGAACCGCTGCGCGCCGCCCGACAACAAGCCCACGCCGGTGGAGCGGGACAACTGTCTGCCGTATCTCGAACGCGAGATCGGCGCGCTCGAACGCGCGCGCGTCATCGTTGCGCTCGGCGCGTTCGCCTGGGACGGGGCGCTCCGGGCGCTCGGGTCACTGGGTCACGTTCGGCGGCCACGGCCGAAGTTCGCGCACGGTCGCGAGGAAGAGATCGGTCCGTACACGATGATCGGCAGCTTCCACCCGAGCCAGCAGAACACGTTCACCGGAAGACTCACTCGGCCGATGCTCGACGCGGTGTTCGCTCGTGCGGTCGAGATCGCCGATCAGGGCCCGCGGTCGTGCGGCCCGCGCGGGCGGTGATGCTCGTGTTGGTCGCGGTCCCGAGGGCTCGCCGAAGCGGCGGCCTCGGCCCGTTCGCTCATCCTCCGCAGGAGCGGGATCTGATCGAGCTCGAGAATGATCAGCACGAGGGCCGTCACGAGCACTGCCGCGACGTACGCGCCGAGGCCGGCCACGACGCCGATGGCGGCCACCGCCCACGCGCTCGCGGCCGTCGTCAGTCCCTGAACGCCCGCTTCGCGCCGGAAGATCACGCCGCCGCCGAGGAACCCGACGCCCGCGGCGATGCCCTGCACGATGCGATCGGCCGACGCGGGGAACAGGAAGCCGCCGATCGATACGAACGCAGCAGAGCCGAGTGACAGCAACGCGAACGTCCGCTCGCCCGCCGCCTTTCCTCGCGTCTCGCGTTCCAGCCCGATGACGATGCCGAGCGCCGCGGCGAGCGCCGAACGGCCCAGGATCGTCAGCTGATCGGCGACGTCCATGATCGAAGCCTAGTCGGGGAATAGCGCATCGCCGAGCGCCCTTATCCTGGAAGGACATGAGAGGGCACGGCCGCTTCTTCCGGATCCCCGCCGAGACCGACGCACGACCGATCGGCAGGCACACGATCCGTCGGGTCATCTCGACGTTCGCACCGTACCGGCGGAGGGTTACGCTCGTCGGTCTCGCGATCCTGGTGACGTCCGGTCTCGGCGTCGTGAACCCGCTGCTGATCAAGGCCGTGTTCGATAACGCGTTGTTCGGGAACCCT from Actinomycetota bacterium carries:
- a CDS encoding pyridoxal-dependent decarboxylase encodes the protein MTKAPEPFRDLDWDAAKARAFADGAADIWEELLRSLPSLPVSRRVTEAEVHGAVAIDVPVEPMPQDDLLAYLRDVVLEHSMYPGHPRFYAYISGAGTVPGAVADLLAAGLNANVGGWRLSPAATEIELNLTRWFADRFGLPDTAAGLIVSGGAMANFVALKAARDRTAGWDVRRDGLREGPPLAIYESAEAHVVNDRAADMLGLGTAAVRHVAVDDSYRMRVDALRDVIKTDRDNGVRPIAVVGSGGTVATGSIDPLGEIADVCTDERLWFHVDAAYGGPAVLADDLRPQLAGIERADSIAFDPHKWLYTPHSGGCVLVREVRHLGDSFVVHPTYTRADKDRTGWGLDLMEHGPQFSRGFWALKVWVSLLAHGWRAYAARISHDAALARYLAARATERPEFEVTAPVTLSIACFRYVPPSLGRGPGREEYLNQLNERLLTDIQLDGRVFCSNAVLSGRFVLRVCIVNFRTEAEDLDALLDVASELGARVDAELRPAQLKDGAA
- a CDS encoding Type 1 glutamine amidotransferase-like domain-containing protein; its protein translation is MPLKTRDDAHRIEFVERLDDASLVFFSGGNPARLAAILRETRFWRALVDAMRRGLPFAGCSAGVAFLTERTYDSDTTELDSVWAPGLGFVRDVLFAPHWDIVDMWVPGAGAFIVDSLPPGEMFVGMDEDTAMIGDGTSWQVVGRQKIHLFREGEWDIFAEGDAFELPLRFAE
- a CDS encoding uracil-DNA glycosylase; the protein is MTRKQLALVAADVVECRRCPRLVAWRERVASQKVARFADDEYWGRPVPGSGDPEARILIVGLAPAAHGGNRTGRIFTGDASADFFFPALFGAGLSNGSVSRRRDDGLRLIDTYIAAVNRCAPPDNKPTPVERDNCLPYLEREIGALERARVIVALGAFAWDGALRALGSLGHVRRPRPKFAHGREEEIGPYTMIGSFHPSQQNTFTGRLTRPMLDAVFARAVEIADQGPRSCGPRGR
- a CDS encoding N-acetylmuramoyl-L-alanine amidase, coding for MPVSKPAVRIATRITLVAVVSAALLAGLLPMRGGAAPPTVVRTVPVAIAALQTDSSAFRIADGMLGARTATRTGPTVVCAPMRATGLGVTWDQYAGGDVDTLIRTPTAVGGWSPRVRLESGDEPDPGSPDAATGTRGTSFLWTGGSRCVRLRLELDAGVRLSDLSVVFVDSSGDAPSPTGSLSVASALARAPRIVTRDEWGADPGLMNCTPLVADEVRMGFVHHTAGTNDYTRDEADDVIRGVYAYHTTGRGWCDIGYNFLVDRFGTIYEGRSGGIELPVIGAAQAGFNTGAVSVSVMGNFQTAQVPDAVKRSLVRLLAWRLDVAHVNPISKATMTSAGGNTTRYDAGTVVRLQAISGHRDTGLTECPGANLYPLLPSIRDRVARRGLPKIWNPRLNREQVTVGEPVNIRIQARGSTKLNWSVTVLDPAGALFADLGGQTTDALEVIWPPGGPPAHPAVPGLYSVVLNATDARGRVARNATLSFEVVSAPSPSPSPSVSPLPSASPS
- the nth gene encoding endonuclease III, giving the protein MSAQKLTRDDPIEARAPEIVRILSETYPDAKVALKFSNALEMLVATILSAQSTDVNVNKVTETLFEKYRTAEDYLSVPEDELKADIKSTGFFNQKATAIREACRRIVEVYDGKVPDTMEDLLTLRGVARKTANIVLGNAYGKVEGIAVDTHVKRVSNRLGFTTQSDPDKIEQDLMHLIPRERWFDFTYVLIDHGRALCIARRPLCEQCPVNYLCPASLV
- a CDS encoding glycerophosphodiester phosphodiesterase family protein, whose amino-acid sequence is MRDHGFPADAFPVIVAHRGASSTRPENTLAAFEEAISIGARLVELDVRLSIDGRAVVMHDPTVDRTTNGSGAVHELTAAELRVLNAGTSDSPEPVPTLAAALGTLSGRAGAVLEIKNLPGEPAFEPDQESIVRETHAELERAGFDGPVLIVSFNPSSVVSSRQMAPDVPTGFLVWKAVAPRDALTHAVDAGHDMVLPNASALAGEGEEYVRAVHEAGLRLGTWTVDDPRDVRTFLDLGVDAVASNDPAMALDVLRER
- a CDS encoding MgtC/SapB family protein codes for the protein MDVADQLTILGRSALAAALGIVIGLERETRGKAAGERTFALLSLGSAAFVSIGGFLFPASADRIVQGIAAGVGFLGGGVIFRREAGVQGLTTAASAWAVAAIGVVAGLGAYVAAVLVTALVLIILELDQIPLLRRMSERAEAAASASPRDRDQHEHHRPRGPHDRGP